In Periplaneta americana isolate PAMFEO1 chromosome 4, P.americana_PAMFEO1_priV1, whole genome shotgun sequence, one DNA window encodes the following:
- the LOC138698389 gene encoding lipase 3-like — protein sequence MCNDLSKATLSILLLCTCFQLAALIRYNPDAHLQTPQLVVKYGYPMETHTVLTADGYFLTLHRIPHGRSNVTTTDELNATESEVDSNSTETAWQSNEVETEERRPVVFVQHGLLSSSADWVVMGPGKALAYVLADAGYDVWLGNARGNTYSRIHANYTTQNSKYWDFSFQEMGVFDLPAVLDYVLAATRQPRLYYIGHSMGTTMFYILLSERPQYNDKVRAMISLSPVAFLSHITTPLREFTVTSGSEGVMRTFNTFGLFNFMPNNFPFVGISRALCRHWIFAKLFCETMFLYIGGFDTTQMNTSMIPVFLGHTPAGSSTKVINHYSQMVKSGRFRQYDYGKMENKRRYGSASPPEYKLHNVKVPVSLHYSDHDALSPRTVS from the exons CCGCAGTTGGTAGTGAAGTATGGGTACCCGATGGAGACTCACACTGTGCTAACCGCGGACGGATATTTCCTCACACTTCACCGCATCCCTCACGGTCGCAGCAACGTCACAACAACTGACGAGCTCAACGCAACGGAGTCAGAAGTGGACAGCAACTCTACGGAGACGGCCTGGCAGAGTAATGAAGTGGAGACTGAGGAACGCAGACCCGTCGTGTTTGTGCAGCACGGCCTGTTGTCCAGCTCCGCGGACTGGGTGGTAATGGGCCCTGGTAAAGCCCTGG CTTACGTTCTGGCTGATGCTGGATACGACGTGTGGTTGGGAAATGCCCGCGGCAACACTTACTCCAGGATACACGCCAACTACACCACGCAGAACAGCAAGTACTGGGATTTCAG CTTCCAAGAGATGGGTGTGTTCGACCTGCCCGCCGTGCTGGACTACGTGTTGGCAGCGACCCGTCAACCCCGGCTGTACTACATCGGCCACTCGATGGGCACCACCATGTTCTACATCCTGCTGTCAGAGCGCCCGCAATACAACGACAAGGTGCGCGCCATGATAAGCCTCTCGCCCGTTGCGTTCCTTAGCCATATAACGACTCCGCTGAGAGAGTTCACTGTCACTTCAGGATCAGAAGGCGTCATG agaacgTTCAACACTTTCGGGCTGTTTAACTTCATGCCCAACAATTTCCCATTCGTCGGTATTAGCCGCGCTCTTTGCAGGCACTGGATCTTCGCCAAATTGTTTTGCGAGACTATGTTCTTGTACATCGGAGGATTTGATACGACGCAGATGAATACG tctaTGATTCCGGTTTTTCTGGGGCACACTCCTGCAGGCAGTTCCACCAAGGTTATTAATCACTATTCACAAATGGTAAAGTCAG gtcgATTCCGCCAGTACGACTACGGCAAAATGGAGAACAAGCGACGCTACGGCTCGGCGTCACCCCCTGAGTACAAGCTGCACAACGTGAAGGTACCTGTGTCACTGCACTACAGCGACCACGACGCTCTGTCGCCGCGAACGGTGAGTTGA